One window of Zerene cesonia ecotype Mississippi unplaced genomic scaffold, Zerene_cesonia_1.1 Zces_u006, whole genome shotgun sequence genomic DNA carries:
- the LOC119838876 gene encoding uncharacterized protein LOC119838876: MSEYPVELCTGEGWRGVGVARSPSHESVTTDLSLFSVSSAASDARVLKLLASKAGQGPDPSLRVASPNPEGKSISLRRGSPAIPLQGDACRDLLAGCAALCAQLGLRRSFSAGDVSASAPAAPVRCATSEVGLCAALEALTLNAASRSCSTWVAGGSQLPSPQRAHPIPSVQKTLPTDNKRVRQSYIKRRLLTTYRALERVSQSEFNLDKLEAAAVSAVSAVAGPGPTTLTVPNKHTTYVHPEAAHLALTAADLERERGRPLSKYERNMMIFNWLHTLDEAAPF, encoded by the exons ATGTCCGAATATCCTG TGGAGTTATGCACGGGCGAGGGGTGGCGGGGTGTGGGCGTAGCGCGCTCTCCCTCGCACGAATCGGTGACCACGGACCTGTCCCTATTCAGTGTCTCGTCGGCCGCGTCTGACGCTAGGGTGCTGAAGCTGTTGGCTTCGAAG gCCGGCCAGGGTCCAGATCCTTCTCTGAGGGTGGCCAGCCCCAATCCTGAAGGGAAATCTATAAG CCTCCGCCGCGGCTCCCCTGCAATTCCCCTACAAGGGGACGCGTGCCGCGACCTGCTCGCCGGGTGCGCCGCCCTTTGCGCACAGCTGGGGCTTCGCAGGTCGTTCAGCGCTGGCGACGTGTCGGCCTCCGCCCCCGCCGCGCCTGTGAGATG CGCGACCTCAGAAGTGGGTTTGTGCGCGGCGCTGGAGGCCCTCACGCTGAACGCGGCATCAAGATCCTGCAGCACTTGGGTGGCCG GTGGATCCCAACTGCCGTCTCCCCAACGCGCCCATCCGATACCTTCGGTTCAGAAAACCCTGCCAACGGATAATAAAagg GTTCGCCAGAGTTACATAAAGCGCCGTTTGCTGACCACCTATCGAGCGCTGGAAAGAGTCTCGCAGTCCGAGTTTAACTTGGACAAGCTGGAG GCGGCAGCCGTGAGCGCAGTGAGCGCTGTGGCCGGCCCGGGACCGACCACACTGACCGTgccaaacaaacacacaaccTACGTGCACCCAG AAGCAGCACACTTGGCTCTGACTGCCGCCGATTTAGAGAGAGAAAGGGGTCGTCCATTGTCCAAATACGAACGAAACATGATGATATTCAACTGGCTGCACACGCTCGACGAAGCGGCGCCATTTTAA